The genomic DNA CACCGATATCGGTACAGGGGCGGTTCGTGGTGCCCCTCCGCAGGGACATGGCGCTCGCGGTGGCCGTGGCGGCGATGTCGGCGGGGCTCGCGCTGCTGGCGGACGTCGAGGTGGGTGCCCACCGGCCGGACGCGGTGGGCTGGGTGCTGCTGATGGCGAACTGCGCCGCACTGGCCTGGCGGCGGCCGGCGCCGATGGCGACATTCGTGGCGGTCATGGCCTTCCAACTCCCGTACCACGGGCTGCAGAACGTCCACCACGCGCCCGTGCCCGCCACCGTCGTCGCCGTCTACTCGCTGGCCTTCGCCGGGCCCCGGCTGCGAACCGTGCTGGTCGTCGGCGGACTGCTCGGCGGGCTGACGGGCGTGCTGACGACGGTCGACATGAGCCGGGCCATGGACATCCTGCGGGTATCCGGCTGGGTCATCGCCGTCGCCCTCTTCGGCGAGGCCGCGCGGGTGCACCGCAACTACCTCTCCGCGATCGTCGAGCGGGCCGAACGGGCCGAACGCACCCGGGAGGAGACCGCGGCCAGACGCGTGGTCGAGGAGCGGCTGCGCATCGCCCGCGACCTGCACGACCTGCTGGCGCACAGCATCACGCTGATCGGCGTGCAGACCTCCGTCGCCGCCCACCTCCTCGTCTCCGACCCGGACCGGCTCGACCGCAAGGCCGTCGCCGAGGCGCTGGACGGGATCGCCGGCACCTGCCGGCACGCCCGCGCGGAGCTGCGCACGACGCTCCAGGTGCTGCGCACGGGCGACGGCGGCCAGGACGCCACCGGGCCGCTGCCGGGGCTCGCGGGACTCGAAGGGCTGGCCGAGGCGGCGCAGTCGGCGGGTGCGCGGGTGCGGCTGGAGGTCGTGGCGGAGCTGGAGGTGCCGCAGGCGGTGGGGGCGGCCGCGTACCGGATCGTGCAGCAGTCGCTGACCAACGCCGTGCAGCACGCGGGGCCCGGCGTGCGGGTGCTGGTCGAGGTGCGCTACGACGAGGACGCGGAGGCGCTGTCGGTCTCCGTCACCGACGAAGGACCGGCCGGCCGCGGCAGGCAGCCGCTCCCGGCGGCGGGCCCGCGGCGCGAGGGCTACGGCATCGCGGGCATGCGCGAACGCGCCCGCAGCGTGGGCGGGTTGCTCACCGCGGGCCACCGCCCCTGCGCGGCCGGCTTCGCGGTGGCCGCCGTACTGCCCTGCGCCCGGGAGGCGGACGCCTGAGCCGGCGGCGGCGGCCGCAGCCCCGCCGCCTTCGGGCGGCCGTACGCGGCCGGGGGCCGCCCGCCGCGCGGGCACCCGCGCCCGCCTGCGGGCGCACCTGCGCGGATACGCGTGACCGGGCCTGCTCTTCCACCGATCCTTCAGCGGTTCTGGATGTGCGCAGCGCACGCTGGTCACGCGATTCGGGGAGATGAGATGCACCGGGAAGAGGCGACGTTGTTGGTGCTCTCGGGGGACCACCTGATCGACGCTGCCAAGGGGGCAATCTGGTGAGCATTCTCGTGGAACTGACCCGCTCTACGGCGCCCGGGGAATGGGACGCCGACCTCGCTCCCGACGGGCCTCCGGGGCTCCACGACACCCTGATCGGCAGGGAGCAGGAGATCGCCGAGGTCCGGGCCCGGCTGGCGGCCCCCGGCTGCCGGCTGCTGACGGTCACCGGCCTGGCGGGCGTGGGCAAGAGCGCTCTCGTACGCGCCGCGCTCGCGGACCGCACCGGCACGGACCCCGGCGCCGCGGTGAGCGTGGACCTGGCCGCCGCCGCCGACGCGGACGGCGTCTGGACGCGGGTCGCGGCGGCACTGAGCCGGCCGCCGGACGGCGACGCCCGGGAGGCGGCCTGGACGGCGCTCGCCGGCCGCGCCGCCGACCGCGAGCTGCTGCTCGTCCTCGACAACGGGGACCTGGCCGCCCGCGCCGTCGCCGGGGACATCGCCGTGCTGCTGCGGCGCATCCCCAGGCTGTGCGTGGTGTTCACCAGCCGGGTCGCGCTCGACATCCACGCCGAGCGGATCTTCCCGCTCGGCCCGCTGGCCACCGGCGCCGCCGGTACGGCGGCACCGTCCGCGGCGTCCGACGCGGCGCGGCTGTTCGTCGCCCGGCTCCAGCCGCACTACCGCTGGGCCGTCACCTCCGCCGCGGACCGCGACGGCATCGCGGAGATCTGCGCCCTCCTGGAGGGCGTGCCGCTGGCGGTGGAAGAGGCCGCCCGCGCGGTCGGCGCCCTCAGCCCGCGCCGGATGCTCCAGCGCATACGCGACGGCGAACAGCTCTACAGCAGGCGGCTGGTGGACGTACCGTCCCGGCACGGCTCCATGAACGCCGCGCTCTCCTGGGGCGACGCGGCGCTCACCGCAGGCGAGCTGCAACTGCTGCGCCGCCTCTCGGTCTGCGAGGCCGCCTTCGACCTGGCCGTGGCCCAGCAGGTCGCGGGCCTCAACTGGGCGCAGACCGTGCAGGGCCTGGACGCGCTGGTCCGCAAGAGCCTGCTGCACAGCGTCAAACGCGAGGGTGCGGAGCCCGAGTTCCGGATGTTCCGCGCCACCCGCCGGCACTACCGCACGCGGCTGGCCGCGGACCCCGCGGACCTGGCGGCCACCCGGGCGCGGCACGCCGCGCACACGCTGGAGTTCGCCCTCCAGGCCCGGCAGGGGCTGCGGCTGCCGAAGGAGCGCGCCTACTGGCTGGAGCTGGTGGCCGAGCGCACGCCCGACCTGTTCGCGATCGCCCGGCTGAACCAGGAGGCCGGCGACCACGCCGCGGCCGCCCGGCTGCTGCTGGCGCTGGAGGAGGCGTGGACCGTACACGATCTCCTCGGGACGGCCGGCGCGCTGCTCGACGGCTCCCTGGCGGCGCTCACCGGCGCCGAGGGCGCCCAGGCCGCGGAGGCCGCCGCCCGCTGGGCCCTGACGGAAGGCGACTGGGCGCGCGCCGAGGTGTACGTGGAACGCCTCGGCCGCTCCCTCGACGCCGCCGCACGCGCCGCGGCGCTCCGCGCCGAGCTGCTGCTCGGCCGCGGCGACGCCGTGGGCGCCCTCCAGCAGGCGGAGTTCGCGCTCGCCGGCAAGCGCGCCCCGGGCGGCACGGTCGCGGCCGCCCGCGTGCTGCGTACGCTCGCCGCCGCGCGCGCCGCGATCGGCAGGCGGCAGCCGGAGGAGCCGCTGGTGAAGGCGGCGCGCGGGCTGCTGGAGCTGGGCGAGCCGCGGCAGGCGGCGCTGACGCTGGCCGCGCTGGCCGTGGCGCAGCGCGGCCACGCCCGGGCCAGGGCCGGCGCCGGCGAAGCGGTGGAACTGCTGCTGGCGCACGCCGCGCCGGTACGGGACGTGCGCGCCGTGCTGGTCGCGGCCGCCGGGACGGTGCCGGCCGGCGGGGAGGCGTACCGGCGGCTGGGTGCGCTCGCCGACCGGATCCCGCAGCGGGGTGAGGACGTGCCGCCGGAGCCCGCGGCCCCCGACGGCCGCAGGGGGGTGCTCCTCGCCGCGCGCGCCGCGCTGGCCGAGGCGGCGCGCGAGGAGGCGGAGGCCGCGCCCGCCGGCGGCCTTGAGCGGCTGACGCACCGTCAGCTCCAGGTGGCAGAGCTGGTGGCCGAGGGGATGACGAACCGGCAGATCGCCCGCGCCCTGGAGCTGTCCGAGTGGACGGTGGTCAACCACCTGCGGCAGGTCATGCAACGGCTCGACTGCCCGTCCCGGGTGCATGTGGCCCGCATCGTGCAGGGCCGCGCCACTGCCCGGCTCTCGGGCTGAATCCCCGCACCGCGCCCCCGTCCGCAAGCGGCGAACCCGTCAGGACAGCCCGACGCCCCTTCCCGCCGGCCGGGCAGGGGGAGTTCGGACGAGCACCGGCCCCCGCGCGACGGCGCGGGGGCCGGTGGTCTCCGTCCGGGTACCGGGCACCCCCGTGCGGTGGTGGTGCCCGGTACCCGGCTCAGCCCCGCCGCGCTTCCTCCGCACGGCGGTCCCTGAGGTCGTCGCGCCCGCGGGGCGGCGGTCCCGCCGGGGCCAGGACGGCACGGGCGATGGCGTCGGTGTCGGTGAGCGTCGCCGAGCCGACCGAGGGACGGATCGCGGCCGCGGTGACGCCGTCCGCGGACTCCGTGGGCACGCCCAGGGCGAACCGCTGCGGGTGCGGCACCCCGTCGCCGTCCACGACGTGGAACGGCCGCCCGGTGACGGCGAGTCCGCCCGCGACGTAGCCGGTCCTGCCGGGGCCCAGCCCGTACGGGCGGCACTGCCCGCTGTCGAGCAGGTGGCGCAGCAGCGGGTCGGCGGTGCGGCGCAGGTCGACGCCGGGCAGCCGGCCCTCGACGAGCACCCGGGCGGTCTCGCGCGAGCCGCTGACCGACGGCGACTCGCAGGCGAACTTGCCCGCCTCCCGGTCCGCCGCCACCTGCATCCCGGGGCCCACGATCCGGGCCACCCCCGCGCGGACGAGCGCGATCAGCTCCTCGGTCCGCCGCGCCGCCGGGCCGCCGGAGAGGTAGGTGCCGAGCGGCGCGAACCAGCCGTCGAGGTCGCGGCGGCGCGACTCGCCGCCCAGGCCCGCGTGGTCGACCGCGAGACGGACCTCGTCGCGCAGGTCGTGCAGCACGTCGAGGGCGGCCTCGACCGGCCCGCCCGCGGCGTCCGCCCGGGTCCCGGCGCCCCGGCGGACGCCGCTGAGCACCGGTGCCCGCTCCGGCCGGTCGCGCCCGGGGAGCAGCGCGGTGTAGTACGCGGACTCCATCTCCCGCGCGATGAGCGGCCACAGGGACTCGCGGAAGTCGAGCGGTCCGTCGCGCTGCGCGCGCAGCCGGGCGGTCAGCTCCTCGGTGAACACCCGCGGCACCTGCCGCCCGCCGCCGTTGCGGTGCCCGCCGCCCGTCCCGTACGGGACCGCGCGGCGGGCGCCGCACAGGATCCGCGGCTCGCGGCCCGACGGCCGGTAGGTGACCCGGCCGTCCCGGTCGCGGTCGAACCGGCCGCCGCGCCCGGTGGTCAGCAGCGTCAGATAGTCGAAGAAGTTCAGCCCGAGGCCGCGCAGGACGACCGGCTCGCCGGGGGCGACCGCGCTCAGGTCGGCGTCCGCGGGGTGCGCGGGGGCGACGTAGACCAGGCC from Streptomyces sp. CMB-StM0423 includes the following:
- a CDS encoding sensor histidine kinase, producing the protein MPSPISVQGRFVVPLRRDMALAVAVAAMSAGLALLADVEVGAHRPDAVGWVLLMANCAALAWRRPAPMATFVAVMAFQLPYHGLQNVHHAPVPATVVAVYSLAFAGPRLRTVLVVGGLLGGLTGVLTTVDMSRAMDILRVSGWVIAVALFGEAARVHRNYLSAIVERAERAERTREETAARRVVEERLRIARDLHDLLAHSITLIGVQTSVAAHLLVSDPDRLDRKAVAEALDGIAGTCRHARAELRTTLQVLRTGDGGQDATGPLPGLAGLEGLAEAAQSAGARVRLEVVAELEVPQAVGAAAYRIVQQSLTNAVQHAGPGVRVLVEVRYDEDAEALSVSVTDEGPAGRGRQPLPAAGPRREGYGIAGMRERARSVGGLLTAGHRPCAAGFAVAAVLPCAREADA
- a CDS encoding ATP-binding protein gives rise to the protein MSILVELTRSTAPGEWDADLAPDGPPGLHDTLIGREQEIAEVRARLAAPGCRLLTVTGLAGVGKSALVRAALADRTGTDPGAAVSVDLAAAADADGVWTRVAAALSRPPDGDAREAAWTALAGRAADRELLLVLDNGDLAARAVAGDIAVLLRRIPRLCVVFTSRVALDIHAERIFPLGPLATGAAGTAAPSAASDAARLFVARLQPHYRWAVTSAADRDGIAEICALLEGVPLAVEEAARAVGALSPRRMLQRIRDGEQLYSRRLVDVPSRHGSMNAALSWGDAALTAGELQLLRRLSVCEAAFDLAVAQQVAGLNWAQTVQGLDALVRKSLLHSVKREGAEPEFRMFRATRRHYRTRLAADPADLAATRARHAAHTLEFALQARQGLRLPKERAYWLELVAERTPDLFAIARLNQEAGDHAAAARLLLALEEAWTVHDLLGTAGALLDGSLAALTGAEGAQAAEAAARWALTEGDWARAEVYVERLGRSLDAAARAAALRAELLLGRGDAVGALQQAEFALAGKRAPGGTVAAARVLRTLAAARAAIGRRQPEEPLVKAARGLLELGEPRQAALTLAALAVAQRGHARARAGAGEAVELLLAHAAPVRDVRAVLVAAAGTVPAGGEAYRRLGALADRIPQRGEDVPPEPAAPDGRRGVLLAARAALAEAAREEAEAAPAGGLERLTHRQLQVAELVAEGMTNRQIARALELSEWTVVNHLRQVMQRLDCPSRVHVARIVQGRATARLSG
- a CDS encoding FAD/NAD(P)-binding protein, with product MSEKSLVVGVVGAGPRGLSVVERLAAHARRLAAGRAVTVHLIDPRPPGAGREWRTGQDRSLLLDTVAGRVTAFAGEGVTPAGAPQRRGPGLYEWARALARSGAGGADAAEARRLGPDSYPTRALAGSYFRWVFRQVAVASAESLALRVHAEDAVALDDGPGGTQEILLAGGRRLTGLDAVVLAQGRVPVLPTAQERGHAAFAAEFGLVYVAPAHPADADLSAVAPGEPVVLRGLGLNFFDYLTLLTTGRGGRFDRDRDGRVTYRPSGREPRILCGARRAVPYGTGGGHRNGGGRQVPRVFTEELTARLRAQRDGPLDFRESLWPLIAREMESAYYTALLPGRDRPERAPVLSGVRRGAGTRADAAGGPVEAALDVLHDLRDEVRLAVDHAGLGGESRRRDLDGWFAPLGTYLSGGPAARRTEELIALVRAGVARIVGPGMQVAADREAGKFACESPSVSGSRETARVLVEGRLPGVDLRRTADPLLRHLLDSGQCRPYGLGPGRTGYVAGGLAVTGRPFHVVDGDGVPHPQRFALGVPTESADGVTAAAIRPSVGSATLTDTDAIARAVLAPAGPPPRGRDDLRDRRAEEARRG